The Nymphaea colorata isolate Beijing-Zhang1983 chromosome 7, ASM883128v2, whole genome shotgun sequence DNA window AATCAAAACTTCAAAGGATTCCCTTCAATTTGCCTCGTTCCCTGTTATATTAAGGAAGCCACCAAATTCCTTGCCCAGACTGAAGAAAAAGCCTTGATCTTTACAATTCAATATGAAGTCCAGTAAGCCGAAAAACAGACAAAGTTCCCTGCACATGCGCATTTACTGATCCGTGATGGTCATTGGCCCTTTGTTCCTAGCTTAATGTTTTTGCTAAATCTTCCCATTAACCAGGCTGCCCTGGCTATCACCCTGATCTCACAGCATTTCCAGTGTAACTGCTTGCAATATAATGCAACGTTGAATCaatttccatttacatttatCGACCAACTAATGGTACTATACGGACCTATTGCTATAATACAACGTGAAGTATCACCAGTAGTCCATACAAGAACATGATCCGGCCTTAAAATGGTGAAATCGAACACGGTCTCTCATAATTATCTCCACATTAAACAGGTCAGATATCAATTTAGCAGCATGGTGGCAATCACCACATACACGAAGATTTTTCATAATCCGAATTGGCACGTTTTGTTTCCTGTTAAGAAGTCCAAAAGCAATTGCAAGCCTCTCACTATGTAGCCTTAGTGAATCCCCTTTAACATGATCGTACTCGTCAACCATGACTGCTTGTGTTCGATCAGGAACATAACCAACAGAGTTCAGTCTGTCATCGATAAGATCCAGCTTCTTGTATATCTGTTCTGACTGAGGATGTGTGCTATCTCCTGCTAAAAATTCATTAACAATCCCATCGATCTCGATTGAACTACAACCTGGCTGCTTTGTTATTCCTCTACCAGCCATCACCTTTCTCACTGCACCGACATCAAACCACCGGCTCCTAGAGGCATATGCTTTAGAAAGCAATACAAAAGCCCCGCTGGAATCATCTTCCAACTCGAGAATCCGTTTTGCTGCAAGCTCACTGTACTCTAAGCCGGCATTGTTCCTGCAGCAAGCATTGAGCATGCTCCTCCATATTGCTGCATCTGGCTCTACAGGCATACTGGAGATGAGCCTCGCAGCCTCGTTAAGGCAGCCAGATCGTCCTAAAAGATCAACCATGCAGCCATAGTGCTCAATCCGCCGTTCAATGTCATAGTCCTTAGTCATGCAATCGAAATACTTCCTACCATCATCAATCATGCCTGCATGACTGCAAGCACTCAAAATACCCACGAAAGTAATGCTGTTCGGCTTCACTCCCACAACTTTCATGGCAGCGAAAACTTCGATGGCTTCCTTCCCATGGCCATGCATAGCTAATCCAAAAATCATGGCATTAAACGTCGAAACGTCGCGCTCTAACATGTTATCGAAGACTTGGCGAGCCATAACCAGGCAGCCGCACTTCGAATACATCTCAACAAGCGCATTCTCCATTAGAATACCAACCTGCACACCTTTCCTGACCACAGAACAATGCGCCCACATCCCCAACGCCAGCGCCCCCAGTGCGCCGCAAGCAGACACGACGCTCTGCATGGTGTACCTATCCGGCGTGCCCGCAGAGTCACCGCTCCCATCAAGCTGCATCCTCTTGAAGAGCTGCAGAGCCTCATCAAACTGACCCTCCAGCACGTACCCTTCAATGACAACGTTCCAAGAGACGAGGCTTCTCTCAGGCATTTTGTCAAACAGTATGCGTGCCGCCGGAATTAACCCACAAGTCGCATACATATGAATCAGACTGTTGTTCGCGAAGACGTCGTCACCGAAACCCGCCTTTAAAATTTGGGCGTGGAGCTGCGAGCCCTCGGATGCAGCGAAAAGGAAGGCACACGCCTTGAGGacgaaaggaaatgaaaatttgtcaaagcaGCAGCCGTCTCGCAGCATGCGGTCGTAGAGAAGTATCGCTTCTTGCTTGGCAAAGGGGGAGTTGGAGTGGGCGTGAGCGCGGATGAGGGCGTTCCAGGAGAAGGTGTTGCGGTGGGGTATGTGGGCGTGGACTGCCGAGGCGTAGCTGAGATCCGCCAGGGAGGAGAAGTAGAGGAGGCGGCTGGCGGAGAAGGCGTCGTCGGAGACGCCCGTCCGGAGCATGTAGGCATGGATCTGCCGGAGCTGGCGCACGCTGTTGTATTGCCGGAGCAGCTTCAGGCATTGCCTCTTCACCTCCGGCGATGGCGGGGGCAGATCTGGGGGAAGCGGTGGGGAAGCGCACGAGGCATGCATCGGAGGTACGAGCGCGGGAGGGGATGGGTGTGGGGAGTGTGGACTGTGGAGTCCAAACTCCAATGGCCTTCAATTCAAACAAATTCTTTTGGGGCCGTTGGATGATGAGATGAACGGCAGGTATTAAGATGAGCAACGGAAAACGTTGTGACAGGAAACTTTATGTAGGCCCCCCTTGAGATTCAAC harbors:
- the LOC116257337 gene encoding pentatricopeptide repeat-containing protein At1g59720, chloroplastic/mitochondrial, which produces MHASCASPPLPPDLPPPSPEVKRQCLKLLRQYNSVRQLRQIHAYMLRTGVSDDAFSASRLLYFSSLADLSYASAVHAHIPHRNTFSWNALIRAHAHSNSPFAKQEAILLYDRMLRDGCCFDKFSFPFVLKACAFLFAASEGSQLHAQILKAGFGDDVFANNSLIHMYATCGLIPAARILFDKMPERSLVSWNVVIEGYVLEGQFDEALQLFKRMQLDGSGDSAGTPDRYTMQSVVSACGALGALALGMWAHCSVVRKGVQVGILMENALVEMYSKCGCLVMARQVFDNMLERDVSTFNAMIFGLAMHGHGKEAIEVFAAMKVVGVKPNSITFVGILSACSHAGMIDDGRKYFDCMTKDYDIERRIEHYGCMVDLLGRSGCLNEAARLISSMPVEPDAAIWRSMLNACCRNNAGLEYSELAAKRILELEDDSSGAFVLLSKAYASRSRWFDVGAVRKVMAGRGITKQPGCSSIEIDGIVNEFLAGDSTHPQSEQIYKKLDLIDDRLNSVGYVPDRTQAVMVDEYDHVKGDSLRLHSERLAIAFGLLNRKQNVPIRIMKNLRVCGDCHHAAKLISDLFNVEIIMRDRVRFHHFKAGSCSCMDYW